The following are encoded together in the Pseudoclavibacter endophyticus genome:
- a CDS encoding response regulator transcription factor, which translates to MIVDDHPIVRGGLRDTFADVEDIVVVGEAGDGAEVIERARTLAPDVVLMDLRMPRMDGAAATAALREQAPDARVLILTTFDSERDVLPAIEAGAIGYLLKDALPQELMRAVRAAARGESVLAPSATQHLMGQVRRPSAGALTDREKEVLQLVANGSSNREAATALFIGEASIKTHLQHIYDKLGVRDRASAVAEGYRRRLLT; encoded by the coding sequence GTGATCGTCGACGACCACCCGATCGTGAGGGGCGGCCTTCGCGACACCTTCGCGGACGTGGAGGACATCGTCGTGGTTGGCGAAGCCGGTGATGGAGCTGAGGTCATCGAACGTGCGAGGACGCTTGCACCGGATGTTGTGCTCATGGACCTTCGGATGCCCCGAATGGACGGCGCCGCTGCCACTGCTGCCCTGCGCGAGCAAGCCCCGGATGCGCGCGTGTTGATCCTCACTACCTTCGACAGTGAGCGCGACGTACTGCCGGCGATCGAGGCGGGTGCGATCGGCTATCTCCTGAAAGATGCTCTGCCTCAAGAATTGATGCGAGCCGTCCGTGCAGCTGCGCGCGGGGAGTCGGTGCTCGCGCCGTCCGCGACGCAGCACCTTATGGGGCAGGTTCGGAGGCCCAGTGCCGGCGCACTGACCGATCGAGAGAAGGAGGTACTGCAGTTGGTCGCGAACGGCAGTTCGAATCGAGAGGCCGCTACGGCCTTGTTCATCGGCGAAGCAAGCATCAAGACTCATCTGCAGCACATTTACGACAAACTCGGCGTTCGTGATCGCGCCTCGGCGGTGGCCGAGGGTTACCGTCGTCGCCTGCTCACGTGA